A genomic window from Rattus norvegicus strain BN/NHsdMcwi chromosome 9, GRCr8, whole genome shotgun sequence includes:
- the Ica1l gene encoding islet cell autoantigen 1-like protein isoform X20: MGANVHSPACFPVGRLFCFSYSMDSFEHLRPEDSQSVVSRMQKKYWKTKQVFIKATGKKEDEHVVASDAELDAKLEVFHSIQETCNELVKAVEKYQLRLNVISEEENELGLFLTFQAERDATQAGKMMGAAGKALCSSAKQRLALCTPLSRLKQEVATFSQRAISDTSVTINRMERARTEYRGALLWMKDASQELDPDTFKQVEKFRKVQIQVRNSKDCFDKLKMDVCQKVDLLGASRCNMLSHSLATYQRTLLGFWEKTAQMMSQIQEACAGFHPYDFMALKQLQDTPGNLTAEDKEEQTEGSCLSTNLNKVALSEEEERFEREPAPNSGNQDMSAWFNLFADLGPLSNPDAIGHSDDELLNA; the protein is encoded by the exons TCTGTTTCAGTTACTCCATGGATTCCTTTGAGCACCTCAGACCAGAAGACAGCCAGTCAGTAGTGAGCAGAATGCAGAAGAAATACTGGAAAACTAAGCAGGTCTTTATCAAAGCGACAGGGAAAAAGGAGGATGAGCACGTGGTTGCATCTGATGCAGAACTGGATGCTAAACTTGAG gtTTTTCACTCCATCCAGGAGACATGCAATGAACTCGTGAAGGCAGTTGAGAAATACCAGCTAAGACTCAATG TTATatcagaggaagaaaatgaactaGGGCTCTTTTTAACGTTTCAAGCAGAGCGGGATGCAACTCAAGCTGGCAAAATGATGGGCGCCGCCGGCAAGgccctctgctcttcagccaAGCAAAG ACTGGCCTTGTGCACTCCCCTGTCTCGTCTTAAGCAAGAAGTGGCAACGTTCAGTCAGAGGGCCATCTCTGACACCTCAGTGACCATCAACCGCATGGAGCGGGCTCGCACCGAGTACAGAGGGGCCCTGCTGTGGATGAAAGACGCATCACAGGAACTTGACCCAGACACCTTCAAACAAGTGGAGAAGTTCAGAAAA GTACAGATTCAAGTGAGAAACAGCAAAGATTGTTTCGACAAGTTAAAGATGGATGTCTGTCAGAAAGTGGACTTGCTGGGTGCTAGTCGGTGCAATATGTTATCTCACTCACTCGCTACCTACCAG AGAACATTACTTGGGTTCTGGGAGAAAACGGCTCAAATGATGTCCCAAATCCAAGAGGCCTGTGCTGGCTTTCATCCATATGACTTCATGGCTCTCAAG CAACTACAAGACACTCCAGGCAATCTCACTGCAGAGGACAAAGAAGAACAAACAGAGGGCAGTTGTCTTAGTACAAACCTCAATAA GGTAGCTTTGtctgaagaggaagagagatttgAGAGAGAACCAG CCCCCAACAGTGGTAACCAAGACATGTCAgcctggttcaatctatttgcagACCTGGGGCCACTCTCAAACCCAGATGCCATTGGACACTCAGATGACGAGCTTCTGAATGCCTGA
- the Ica1l gene encoding islet cell autoantigen 1-like protein isoform X1 — protein MGANVHSPACFPVGRLFCFSYSMDSFEHLRPEDSQSVVSRMQKKYWKTKQVFIKATGKKEDEHVVASDAELDAKLEVFHSIQETCNELVKAVEKYQLRLNVISEEENELGLFLTFQAERDATQAGKMMGAAGKALCSSAKQRLALCTPLSRLKQEVATFSQRAISDTSVTINRMERARTEYRGALLWMKDASQELDPDTFKQVEKFRKVQIQVRNSKDCFDKLKMDVCQKVDLLGASRCNMLSHSLATYQRTLLGFWEKTAQMMSQIQEACAGFHPYDFMALKQLQDTPGNLTAEDKEEQTEGSCLSTNLNKVALSEEEERFEREPAVARALPRDSLEGDDFEKEFSFLSSLLSPTSSRASECTQECQPACGSPSLMCQEPSLGPGPLTSSSQFLPSRLFDLGLHADGAFNSWASQEGSEHSDTLPVPSQHPKKLKWPPHAGYPASYTLSLDAPNSGNQDMSAWFNLFADLGPLSNPDAIGHSDDELLNA, from the exons TCTGTTTCAGTTACTCCATGGATTCCTTTGAGCACCTCAGACCAGAAGACAGCCAGTCAGTAGTGAGCAGAATGCAGAAGAAATACTGGAAAACTAAGCAGGTCTTTATCAAAGCGACAGGGAAAAAGGAGGATGAGCACGTGGTTGCATCTGATGCAGAACTGGATGCTAAACTTGAG gtTTTTCACTCCATCCAGGAGACATGCAATGAACTCGTGAAGGCAGTTGAGAAATACCAGCTAAGACTCAATG TTATatcagaggaagaaaatgaactaGGGCTCTTTTTAACGTTTCAAGCAGAGCGGGATGCAACTCAAGCTGGCAAAATGATGGGCGCCGCCGGCAAGgccctctgctcttcagccaAGCAAAG ACTGGCCTTGTGCACTCCCCTGTCTCGTCTTAAGCAAGAAGTGGCAACGTTCAGTCAGAGGGCCATCTCTGACACCTCAGTGACCATCAACCGCATGGAGCGGGCTCGCACCGAGTACAGAGGGGCCCTGCTGTGGATGAAAGACGCATCACAGGAACTTGACCCAGACACCTTCAAACAAGTGGAGAAGTTCAGAAAA GTACAGATTCAAGTGAGAAACAGCAAAGATTGTTTCGACAAGTTAAAGATGGATGTCTGTCAGAAAGTGGACTTGCTGGGTGCTAGTCGGTGCAATATGTTATCTCACTCACTCGCTACCTACCAG AGAACATTACTTGGGTTCTGGGAGAAAACGGCTCAAATGATGTCCCAAATCCAAGAGGCCTGTGCTGGCTTTCATCCATATGACTTCATGGCTCTCAAG CAACTACAAGACACTCCAGGCAATCTCACTGCAGAGGACAAAGAAGAACAAACAGAGGGCAGTTGTCTTAGTACAAACCTCAATAA GGTAGCTTTGtctgaagaggaagagagatttgAGAGAGAACCAG CAGTTGCACGCGCTCTGCCTAGAGACTCACTAGAAGGAGATGATTTTGAGAAGGAGTTCTCATTTCTGAGCAGTCTCCTAAGCCCCACCTCTTCACGTGCTAGTGAATGTACACAGGAATGCCAGCCCGCCTGTGGGAGCCCCAGCCTCATGTGCCAGGAGCCTTCATTAGGACCCGGGCCTCTCACttcttcctcccagttccttccttcACGGCTTTTTGACCTTGGCCTTCATGCTGATGGAGCTTTCAACA GCTGGGCTTCCCAAGAGGGATCAGAACACTCAGATACCTTGCCAGTACCTTCACAGCAtccaaagaaattaaaat GGCCTCCACATGCTGGATACCCTGCTAGCTACACCCTCAGCCTGGATG CCCCCAACAGTGGTAACCAAGACATGTCAgcctggttcaatctatttgcagACCTGGGGCCACTCTCAAACCCAGATGCCATTGGACACTCAGATGACGAGCTTCTGAATGCCTGA
- the Ica1l gene encoding islet cell autoantigen 1-like protein isoform X4, with translation MGANVHSPACFPVGRLFCFSYSMDSFEHLRPEDSQSVVSRMQKKYWKTKQVFIKATGKKEDEHVVASDAELDAKLEVFHSIQETCNELVKAVEKYQLRLNVISEEENELGLFLTFQAERDATQAGKMMGAAGKALCSSAKQRLALCTPLSRLKQEVATFSQRAISDTSVTINRMERARTEYRGALLWMKDASQELDPDTFKQVEKFRKVQIQVRNSKDCFDKLKMDVCQKVDLLGASRCNMLSHSLATYQRTLLGFWEKTAQMMSQIQEACAGFHPYDFMALKQLQDTPGNLTAEDKEEQTEGSCLSTNLNKVALSEEEERFEREPAVARALPRDSLEGDDFEKEFSFLSSLLSPTSSRASECTQECQPACGSPSLMCQEPSLGPGPLTSSSQFLPSRLFDLGLHADGAFNSWASQEGSEHSDTLPVPSQHPKKLKSPNSGNQDMSAWFNLFADLGPLSNPDAIGHSDDELLNA, from the exons TCTGTTTCAGTTACTCCATGGATTCCTTTGAGCACCTCAGACCAGAAGACAGCCAGTCAGTAGTGAGCAGAATGCAGAAGAAATACTGGAAAACTAAGCAGGTCTTTATCAAAGCGACAGGGAAAAAGGAGGATGAGCACGTGGTTGCATCTGATGCAGAACTGGATGCTAAACTTGAG gtTTTTCACTCCATCCAGGAGACATGCAATGAACTCGTGAAGGCAGTTGAGAAATACCAGCTAAGACTCAATG TTATatcagaggaagaaaatgaactaGGGCTCTTTTTAACGTTTCAAGCAGAGCGGGATGCAACTCAAGCTGGCAAAATGATGGGCGCCGCCGGCAAGgccctctgctcttcagccaAGCAAAG ACTGGCCTTGTGCACTCCCCTGTCTCGTCTTAAGCAAGAAGTGGCAACGTTCAGTCAGAGGGCCATCTCTGACACCTCAGTGACCATCAACCGCATGGAGCGGGCTCGCACCGAGTACAGAGGGGCCCTGCTGTGGATGAAAGACGCATCACAGGAACTTGACCCAGACACCTTCAAACAAGTGGAGAAGTTCAGAAAA GTACAGATTCAAGTGAGAAACAGCAAAGATTGTTTCGACAAGTTAAAGATGGATGTCTGTCAGAAAGTGGACTTGCTGGGTGCTAGTCGGTGCAATATGTTATCTCACTCACTCGCTACCTACCAG AGAACATTACTTGGGTTCTGGGAGAAAACGGCTCAAATGATGTCCCAAATCCAAGAGGCCTGTGCTGGCTTTCATCCATATGACTTCATGGCTCTCAAG CAACTACAAGACACTCCAGGCAATCTCACTGCAGAGGACAAAGAAGAACAAACAGAGGGCAGTTGTCTTAGTACAAACCTCAATAA GGTAGCTTTGtctgaagaggaagagagatttgAGAGAGAACCAG CAGTTGCACGCGCTCTGCCTAGAGACTCACTAGAAGGAGATGATTTTGAGAAGGAGTTCTCATTTCTGAGCAGTCTCCTAAGCCCCACCTCTTCACGTGCTAGTGAATGTACACAGGAATGCCAGCCCGCCTGTGGGAGCCCCAGCCTCATGTGCCAGGAGCCTTCATTAGGACCCGGGCCTCTCACttcttcctcccagttccttccttcACGGCTTTTTGACCTTGGCCTTCATGCTGATGGAGCTTTCAACA GCTGGGCTTCCCAAGAGGGATCAGAACACTCAGATACCTTGCCAGTACCTTCACAGCAtccaaagaaattaaaat CCCCCAACAGTGGTAACCAAGACATGTCAgcctggttcaatctatttgcagACCTGGGGCCACTCTCAAACCCAGATGCCATTGGACACTCAGATGACGAGCTTCTGAATGCCTGA
- the Ica1l gene encoding islet cell autoantigen 1-like protein isoform X13: MGANVHSPACFPVGRLFCFSYSMDSFEHLRPEDSQSVVSRMQKKYWKTKQVFIKATGKKEDEHVVASDAELDAKLEVFHSIQETCNELVKAVEKYQLRLNVISEEENELGLFLTFQAERDATQAGKMMGAAGKALCSSAKQRLALCTPLSRLKQEVATFSQRAISDTSVTINRMERARTEYRGALLWMKDASQELDPDTFKQVEKFRKVQIQVRNSKDCFDKLKMDVCQKVDLLGASRCNMLSHSLATYQRTLLGFWEKTAQMMSQIQEACAGFHPYDFMALKQLQDTPGNLTAEDKEEQTEGSCLSTNLNKVALSEEEERFEREPAVARALPRDSLEGDDFEKEFSFLSSLLSPTSSRASECTQECQPACGSPSLMCQEPSLGPGPLTSSSQFLPSRLFDLGLHADGAFNTPNSGNQDMSAWFNLFADLGPLSNPDAIGHSDDELLNA; encoded by the exons TCTGTTTCAGTTACTCCATGGATTCCTTTGAGCACCTCAGACCAGAAGACAGCCAGTCAGTAGTGAGCAGAATGCAGAAGAAATACTGGAAAACTAAGCAGGTCTTTATCAAAGCGACAGGGAAAAAGGAGGATGAGCACGTGGTTGCATCTGATGCAGAACTGGATGCTAAACTTGAG gtTTTTCACTCCATCCAGGAGACATGCAATGAACTCGTGAAGGCAGTTGAGAAATACCAGCTAAGACTCAATG TTATatcagaggaagaaaatgaactaGGGCTCTTTTTAACGTTTCAAGCAGAGCGGGATGCAACTCAAGCTGGCAAAATGATGGGCGCCGCCGGCAAGgccctctgctcttcagccaAGCAAAG ACTGGCCTTGTGCACTCCCCTGTCTCGTCTTAAGCAAGAAGTGGCAACGTTCAGTCAGAGGGCCATCTCTGACACCTCAGTGACCATCAACCGCATGGAGCGGGCTCGCACCGAGTACAGAGGGGCCCTGCTGTGGATGAAAGACGCATCACAGGAACTTGACCCAGACACCTTCAAACAAGTGGAGAAGTTCAGAAAA GTACAGATTCAAGTGAGAAACAGCAAAGATTGTTTCGACAAGTTAAAGATGGATGTCTGTCAGAAAGTGGACTTGCTGGGTGCTAGTCGGTGCAATATGTTATCTCACTCACTCGCTACCTACCAG AGAACATTACTTGGGTTCTGGGAGAAAACGGCTCAAATGATGTCCCAAATCCAAGAGGCCTGTGCTGGCTTTCATCCATATGACTTCATGGCTCTCAAG CAACTACAAGACACTCCAGGCAATCTCACTGCAGAGGACAAAGAAGAACAAACAGAGGGCAGTTGTCTTAGTACAAACCTCAATAA GGTAGCTTTGtctgaagaggaagagagatttgAGAGAGAACCAG CAGTTGCACGCGCTCTGCCTAGAGACTCACTAGAAGGAGATGATTTTGAGAAGGAGTTCTCATTTCTGAGCAGTCTCCTAAGCCCCACCTCTTCACGTGCTAGTGAATGTACACAGGAATGCCAGCCCGCCTGTGGGAGCCCCAGCCTCATGTGCCAGGAGCCTTCATTAGGACCCGGGCCTCTCACttcttcctcccagttccttccttcACGGCTTTTTGACCTTGGCCTTCATGCTGATGGAGCTTTCAACA CCCCCAACAGTGGTAACCAAGACATGTCAgcctggttcaatctatttgcagACCTGGGGCCACTCTCAAACCCAGATGCCATTGGACACTCAGATGACGAGCTTCTGAATGCCTGA
- the Ica1l gene encoding islet cell autoantigen 1-like protein isoform X6: MGANVHSPACFPVGRLFCFSYSMDSFEHLRPEDSQSVVSRMQKKYWKTKQVFIKATGKKEDEHVVASDAELDAKLEVFHSIQETCNELVKAVEKYQLRLNVISEEENELGLFLTFQAERDATQAGKMMGAAGKALCSSAKQRLALCTPLSRLKQEVATFSQRAISDTSVTINRMERARTEYRGALLWMKDASQELDPDTFKQVEKFRKVQIQVRNSKDCFDKLKMDVCQKVDLLGASRCNMLSHSLATYQRTLLGFWEKTAQMMSQIQEACAGFHPYDFMALKQLQDTPGNLTAEDKEEQTEGSCLSTNLNKVALSEEEERFEREPAVARALPRDSLEGDDFEKEFSFLSSLLSPTSSRASECTQECQPACGSPSLMCQEPSLGPGPLTSSSQFLPSRLFDLGLHADGAFNSWASQEGSEHSDTLPVPSQHPKKLKWPPHAGYPASYTLSLDDLGPLSNPDAIGHSDDELLNA, encoded by the exons TCTGTTTCAGTTACTCCATGGATTCCTTTGAGCACCTCAGACCAGAAGACAGCCAGTCAGTAGTGAGCAGAATGCAGAAGAAATACTGGAAAACTAAGCAGGTCTTTATCAAAGCGACAGGGAAAAAGGAGGATGAGCACGTGGTTGCATCTGATGCAGAACTGGATGCTAAACTTGAG gtTTTTCACTCCATCCAGGAGACATGCAATGAACTCGTGAAGGCAGTTGAGAAATACCAGCTAAGACTCAATG TTATatcagaggaagaaaatgaactaGGGCTCTTTTTAACGTTTCAAGCAGAGCGGGATGCAACTCAAGCTGGCAAAATGATGGGCGCCGCCGGCAAGgccctctgctcttcagccaAGCAAAG ACTGGCCTTGTGCACTCCCCTGTCTCGTCTTAAGCAAGAAGTGGCAACGTTCAGTCAGAGGGCCATCTCTGACACCTCAGTGACCATCAACCGCATGGAGCGGGCTCGCACCGAGTACAGAGGGGCCCTGCTGTGGATGAAAGACGCATCACAGGAACTTGACCCAGACACCTTCAAACAAGTGGAGAAGTTCAGAAAA GTACAGATTCAAGTGAGAAACAGCAAAGATTGTTTCGACAAGTTAAAGATGGATGTCTGTCAGAAAGTGGACTTGCTGGGTGCTAGTCGGTGCAATATGTTATCTCACTCACTCGCTACCTACCAG AGAACATTACTTGGGTTCTGGGAGAAAACGGCTCAAATGATGTCCCAAATCCAAGAGGCCTGTGCTGGCTTTCATCCATATGACTTCATGGCTCTCAAG CAACTACAAGACACTCCAGGCAATCTCACTGCAGAGGACAAAGAAGAACAAACAGAGGGCAGTTGTCTTAGTACAAACCTCAATAA GGTAGCTTTGtctgaagaggaagagagatttgAGAGAGAACCAG CAGTTGCACGCGCTCTGCCTAGAGACTCACTAGAAGGAGATGATTTTGAGAAGGAGTTCTCATTTCTGAGCAGTCTCCTAAGCCCCACCTCTTCACGTGCTAGTGAATGTACACAGGAATGCCAGCCCGCCTGTGGGAGCCCCAGCCTCATGTGCCAGGAGCCTTCATTAGGACCCGGGCCTCTCACttcttcctcccagttccttccttcACGGCTTTTTGACCTTGGCCTTCATGCTGATGGAGCTTTCAACA GCTGGGCTTCCCAAGAGGGATCAGAACACTCAGATACCTTGCCAGTACCTTCACAGCAtccaaagaaattaaaat GGCCTCCACATGCTGGATACCCTGCTAGCTACACCCTCAGCCTGGATG ACCTGGGGCCACTCTCAAACCCAGATGCCATTGGACACTCAGATGACGAGCTTCTGAATGCCTGA